One stretch of Roseibium sp. HPY-6 DNA includes these proteins:
- a CDS encoding zinc-dependent alcohol dehydrogenase family protein, with translation MKQAIYKTHGNAAEVIEIAEREPQPLAPGETRVKILRAPINPSDVFQIAGQYGIQPPLPAPAGMEGIGRVSEVNGEGLPAGTLVLLPEPPGTWATEKVFASRTLVPVPEADIDQLSMISVNPATAYLLLTQYVSLQEGDWLIQSAANSAVGRYVTQLAKARGIRVASVVRRESAIADVIEAGADVAFVDGLDLAERVAAELDEAPVLALDAVAGKTLGRLAATLAPNGIAVLYGGMSGENATLSDASVIFKNVSIRGFWLVHWFQNSSRDEQQRVYAELTALILEGKLNAPVDRVFPLEDIKEALAYTMKGERAGKVLIAPNGLSSR, from the coding sequence GTGAAACAGGCCATATACAAAACGCACGGCAATGCGGCTGAAGTCATTGAAATTGCTGAACGAGAACCACAGCCGCTTGCACCGGGAGAAACGCGCGTCAAAATTCTGCGTGCGCCGATCAATCCTTCGGACGTGTTTCAGATCGCCGGTCAATACGGCATCCAGCCGCCGCTTCCAGCGCCAGCCGGCATGGAGGGGATTGGCCGCGTTTCTGAAGTCAATGGCGAGGGACTGCCGGCAGGTACGCTGGTCTTGCTGCCCGAGCCTCCAGGCACCTGGGCGACAGAAAAGGTCTTCGCCTCTCGCACGCTCGTCCCGGTTCCAGAAGCAGACATTGATCAGTTGTCGATGATCTCGGTGAACCCGGCAACAGCCTACCTGCTCCTGACGCAATATGTCTCCTTGCAAGAAGGCGACTGGCTGATCCAGTCAGCTGCAAACTCCGCCGTTGGCCGCTATGTCACCCAGCTCGCCAAGGCGCGCGGCATCCGCGTTGCATCGGTGGTGCGGCGGGAAAGCGCGATTGCCGACGTTATCGAAGCAGGCGCGGACGTTGCCTTTGTCGATGGCCTCGATCTTGCGGAGCGTGTTGCCGCGGAACTGGACGAGGCACCGGTGCTCGCGCTTGATGCGGTTGCGGGCAAAACCCTCGGGCGACTCGCGGCGACGCTCGCGCCGAATGGTATTGCGGTGCTTTACGGCGGCATGTCGGGCGAAAACGCGACGCTGTCCGATGCATCGGTCATTTTCAAAAATGTCTCGATCCGCGGTTTCTGGCTGGTCCACTGGTTCCAGAATTCATCGCGCGATGAACAGCAACGGGTCTATGCGGAACTGACGGCCCTGATACTTGAGGGCAAGCTCAATGCGCCCGTCGATCGCGTTTTTCCGCTTGAGGACATTAAGGAAGCGCTCGCCTACACGATGAAAGGCGAAAGGGCCGGCAAGGTTCTGATCGCGCCGAACGGCCTCTCATCGCGCTAA
- a CDS encoding toxin-activating lysine-acyltransferase gives MQSMAADQAELKNDGPVGTGERVIEQSPQTGKDTSEGLARSQAETLFNTIRDLNAGFGEIVTLMLRDPYLRHLSLADLEWLVAPPLAVNQVLTLRGKVKDKDGLESGLTVPLAFALWAKVSKAVDEKLEAQKAAGAPLRLAPHEWVSGDTPWLVLLVGPDAMKSRLVEKMRTDLGADMKGVHIGTDSVSVDGEEAADAEAAEVTTEGRA, from the coding sequence ATGCAGTCTATGGCAGCCGATCAGGCTGAGCTAAAGAATGATGGGCCTGTTGGCACTGGTGAGCGGGTTATAGAGCAGTCTCCGCAGACCGGAAAAGACACAAGCGAGGGGCTTGCACGTAGCCAAGCCGAAACACTCTTCAACACGATCCGGGATCTGAATGCAGGTTTTGGCGAGATCGTCACGCTCATGCTACGCGACCCGTATCTCAGGCATCTCTCGCTCGCTGATCTGGAGTGGCTTGTGGCCCCGCCGCTTGCCGTCAATCAGGTGCTCACACTGCGCGGCAAGGTGAAAGACAAGGACGGCCTGGAAAGCGGCCTGACGGTGCCGCTCGCATTTGCGCTCTGGGCAAAAGTTTCCAAAGCAGTAGACGAGAAACTTGAGGCCCAAAAGGCTGCGGGTGCTCCGCTCCGCCTCGCGCCGCATGAGTGGGTGAGCGGCGACACACCCTGGCTCGTTCTGTTGGTCGGTCCCGATGCAATGAAATCACGACTTGTGGAGAAGATGCGCACCGATTTAGGGGCGGACATGAAGGGCGTACATATCGGTACCGATAGTGTATCCGTTGATGGAGAAGAGGCGGCAGATGCAGAAGCTGCCGAAGTCACAACGGAAGGAAGAGCCTGA
- a CDS encoding TetR/AcrR family transcriptional regulator, translated as MIKSPPIAAPRRTRDPETKRAALLDAALHLFTEEGYENVSIADIAKRAGIAVGTVYRFYDNKITLLRAMLESLEDEFVVQMQSDWSQGGDYSARLERVCLGLFTLSEKRKPLLRLMSMTTDIVYADSSLPGDRIQAQIRLMYGDGLRDGAFLNGDIPLMASMAHGLVEGAMMGWMRNSGLSAADAAGQLASVMKSGFVKNQRS; from the coding sequence ATGATAAAATCACCGCCGATTGCCGCGCCGAGGCGCACCAGAGACCCGGAGACCAAGCGCGCGGCGCTTCTGGACGCCGCGCTTCACCTCTTCACCGAGGAGGGCTATGAAAATGTGTCGATCGCCGACATTGCGAAGCGAGCAGGAATTGCCGTTGGAACGGTGTACAGGTTCTATGACAACAAAATCACGCTCCTGCGCGCCATGCTTGAATCGCTCGAAGACGAGTTCGTGGTTCAGATGCAGTCCGACTGGTCGCAGGGCGGTGATTATTCAGCGCGCCTCGAGCGCGTGTGCCTGGGTCTCTTTACCCTGTCGGAAAAGCGCAAGCCGCTTCTGCGCCTGATGTCCATGACCACGGATATCGTCTACGCCGACAGCTCCTTGCCGGGCGACCGCATTCAGGCGCAGATCAGGCTCATGTATGGCGACGGCCTGCGGGACGGGGCTTTCCTCAACGGCGACATCCCGCTCATGGCCTCCATGGCACACGGCCTGGTCGAAGGAGCGATGATGGGCTGGATGCGGAACTCCGGGCTTTCGGCTGCAGACGCCGCGGGCCAGCTTGCGTCGGTCATGAAGAGCGGATTTGTCAAAAATCAGCGGTCCTGA
- a CDS encoding DUF1629 domain-containing protein, with translation MAWLVELSADAKRGMRIDTDFEKFNGDDELAAAASISLQLKMPLNREMKDALPKTYRMLSERKTPLEQFVAGRFGWAISQTFKDMIDDFEPQVGLNQPEKNQFVPITLLRKNREPTGVPFYYWNCLNKVDAIIEEKSDVQWRRFETYTGEPRYLLEFRTAPSIYAAPPTIYVDKSRISGRHVWWGDEHFSNRLFFSDEMKNNAESSGFKRFDYFHVIEI, from the coding sequence ATGGCTTGGCTGGTAGAGCTTTCTGCAGACGCAAAACGTGGCATGCGCATTGACACAGACTTTGAAAAGTTCAACGGCGACGACGAACTTGCTGCTGCTGCAAGTATTTCGCTTCAACTAAAAATGCCGTTGAACCGTGAAATGAAGGACGCTCTGCCGAAGACTTACCGAATGCTTTCGGAGCGAAAGACTCCGCTGGAACAATTTGTTGCAGGCCGCTTCGGCTGGGCGATTTCACAAACATTCAAGGACATGATTGACGATTTTGAGCCACAAGTTGGTTTGAATCAGCCTGAGAAAAATCAATTTGTCCCAATAACACTCTTGCGTAAAAATCGGGAGCCCACTGGTGTTCCGTTTTACTATTGGAACTGTCTGAACAAGGTTGACGCAATTATTGAAGAAAAGTCGGATGTACAGTGGCGCCGCTTCGAGACGTATACTGGTGAGCCTCGATATTTACTTGAGTTCAGAACTGCACCAAGCATCTACGCAGCGCCTCCTACTATCTACGTAGACAAAAGCAGAATCTCAGGGCGGCACGTCTGGTGGGGTGATGAGCATTTCTCCAACCGTCTTTTCTTTTCGGACGAAATGAAAAATAACGCTGAGTCGTCCGGCTTCAAGCGCTTTGACTACTTTCATGTAATAGAGATTTAA
- a CDS encoding DUF4261 domain-containing protein, whose amino-acid sequence MQKLPKSQRKEEPEMSDRFMTMLALESPNFAEGREVIAALKSFAPNVPAEALGLQETETGSPTHLVKIGQTVLAIMYVDQPLPADAIDRPLAYNQTWPGAKAEMQKHSAHVIAAVFKSDESFGGQRQSAVDLTLLTAALIKSHPVLSVIWTAGNTISAPSVVFEALKQISEQSFPLDLWLQVYPYRPPSIPETEKVIGFVTEGLLPFVGREIQFEPAPMPPQDVASRVLNIALYLLSHGPVLKDGETLGMSEEEKIHIRHMPEGAQPGVPILQLMLGRLDRERGESSANDHRSTSFGKRGRA is encoded by the coding sequence ATGCAGAAGCTGCCGAAGTCACAACGGAAGGAAGAGCCTGAAATGTCCGATCGTTTCATGACAATGTTGGCGCTCGAAAGTCCAAATTTTGCAGAAGGGCGTGAAGTGATTGCCGCGCTCAAATCGTTTGCGCCGAACGTCCCGGCTGAGGCCTTGGGTCTACAGGAGACTGAAACTGGTTCACCAACACACTTGGTTAAGATAGGGCAGACGGTTCTGGCGATCATGTATGTTGACCAGCCCTTGCCAGCTGATGCGATTGATAGGCCACTGGCTTACAATCAGACTTGGCCTGGCGCTAAAGCAGAGATGCAAAAACACTCAGCGCACGTCATCGCGGCAGTCTTTAAGTCGGACGAGAGTTTCGGCGGTCAACGTCAAAGTGCTGTGGACCTGACCTTGCTGACTGCGGCGCTGATAAAGAGTCATCCAGTGCTCTCGGTCATCTGGACGGCAGGAAACACGATTTCTGCCCCCTCGGTGGTCTTCGAAGCGCTCAAGCAGATCAGCGAGCAGAGTTTTCCGCTGGATCTTTGGTTGCAGGTTTATCCCTACAGACCGCCTTCAATCCCTGAAACGGAAAAGGTCATAGGTTTCGTCACTGAAGGTTTGCTTCCGTTTGTCGGGCGCGAGATCCAGTTCGAGCCAGCACCGATGCCTCCTCAGGATGTTGCCTCACGCGTGCTCAACATCGCTCTTTATCTGCTCTCTCACGGACCCGTGCTGAAGGATGGTGAAACCTTAGGGATGAGTGAAGAGGAAAAAATCCACATTCGCCATATGCCAGAAGGTGCGCAGCCGGGCGTGCCGATTCTACAACTGATGTTAGGTCGTCTGGACCGGGAGCGTGGTGAATCTTCTGCCAACGACCATCGATCTACCTCCTTCGGCAAGCGTGGGAGGGCGTAA